CGTTGTCCACACGCTCTCTGACCATAGCTGACGACTCCCCTTCTTCTTTTCCCGTCAGAGCCCGGTATTTAACCGACGGCACCTCGATATGCAAATCTATCCGATCCAGAAGCGGACCGGATATCTTGGTCTGATACTGGCGGATCTGCTGGGGCGAACAACGGCAACTGTGGACACGATCCCCGAAATAACCGCAGGGACAGGGATTCATGGCGGCGACCAGCATAAACCTGGCCGGAAAGCCGGCCGTCACAGACGAGCGGGTGATCGTGATCGTTCCTTCTTCGAGCGGCTGACGAAGCGCTTCCAGCGCATTTCTTTTGAATTCAGGCAGTTCATCCAGAAAAAGCACCCCCAGATGCGCCAGACTGATTTCTCCGGGATGAGGCATCTGACCTCTGTCATTTATTGAAATAAGTAAGAATAGGTAATACGTAATTATTAGGTTATTTATAAATTATTATTGAAATAAATAACAGAATATTATATAAATAAGAAAGAATGGATTATAAATTATGCGAAATAGCTGCAACTCCGTTAAAATTATCAAACAGACTCGAAAAATAGGCCCAACACGTCGAAGCGTTTCAGGCATTTACGTATTCCGCGGTGAAACATCTATTCCCTTCGAATCAACTCTTGAACGCGACTTTATTATCCGCAAAGAATTTTCGCTTTCCGTTCTTGATATCATTCCTCAACCAGTAAACATACCATACAAAATAAAAAACGGCAGAAACTCGGCATACACTCCCGATTTCCTAGTATATTACCGACTCGAAGACAGTGACTACGAAAACTACCCGAAACCTTTGTTAATTGAAGTAAAACCCGAAAAAGAGTGGCGAAAACACTGGCGTGAATGGCTCCCGAAGTGGAAGGCTGCATTTTCATATGCACAAGAACAAGGGTGGGCATTTCATATACATGACGAATCCCGCATCAGGGATCAGGCCTTTGAGAACATCAAGTTTTTAGAACGTTATAAACGTATGCAATTCCCCATAGAAGAAAGCCGATGGGTAATTGAAAATGTTAAGGAGATGGGAATGGCGCCGTTTCATTACATCATTTCGCGTCATTTCATGGGTATTTACAAAGCTGAAGGCATTGCTCATATTTGGCATCTATTGGCAACACGCCAGCTCACCTGCGACATATCAAGACCTCTCAACGATTTTACAGAACTTTGGAGTCCCGATTATGAATGAAGATGATAATGATGAATTGTCTATCGAGGCATTAGAACCGGTACGGCGTGTCATGGACTTGCAAGTCGGCAGTTTGGTAGATTCCAACAACACCATATACAGGATTTCCCAGATATTGGACTTTAATTCGGTCATTGGAATTGAAGTCGAAACCGGAAGGAGCGCCCCTCTCAGAATCGGCGATCTGCGTCCTGTCATTGATGCTGACGACACACACGACATGGCCAACATGGATCTGGACGAGATAACGGATAAGGACTGGGAGATAGCGGAATCGAAGTTTGCCATTATCAAACCCTTGCTTAATTTGACGATGTTCGGCAAATCCGAAATCGAACAGCGGGCTAAAGAGGCAAAAGTCGATCCATCGAGTATTTACAGATGGGTCAGGCAATACAAGGCCTATGGCTGCGTGTCTGCACTTATTTCCAGAAAGCGAGGCTGGACGTACGGCAAATCCAGACTCCCGGTGCATGCTGAAAAAGTTATCGATGAAGTCATCGAAAGTTTTTATCTTACGCCTCAACGCCCTACGGCACAAAAAGCTGTTATGGAAGTATTGCGCAGATGCCACCAGCGAGGCATCGAGGCGCCGGGTGCAATAGCCATAAGATTGCGGCTCCGCAGAATACCGGAAAAGATACGACTGAGAAATCGCGGTTATAAAGAAAAAGCCAGAAACAAATATTCCCCGGCTGCGGGCAGGTTCCCGAATGCCGACTTTCCGCTTGCTGCGGTTCAAATCGACCACACGCCGGTTGATATTATTCTCGTAGACGACTTGTACAGGAAACCTATCGGACGACCATGGATTACACTCGCCATGGACGTATACAGCCGCGTGGTTACGGGATATTATTTGTCTTTTGATCCTCCCTCGGAAACTTCCGTTGCCATGTGCGTGGCTCATTCTATCCTTACCAAGGAAGAATGGATGATATTGCATAAAGTGGATGCTGAATGGCCTGTCTGGGGGGTACCCGGAACTATTCACGCCGACAATGCGGGGGAGTTCCGTTCAAACAACTTCCGTCGTTCTTGCCAGGCATACAGTATCCACCTGGAATTCAGGCCGGTACGGCGGCCTCGATACGGTGCTCATATTGAAAGGTTGCTGGGTACTCTGCTTCACGAAATTCACGACCTGCCCGGAACCACTTTCTCATCGATCAAAGAAAGAGAGGGATACGACGCGGAAAAAAACGCAGCAATGACGAAATCGGAATTTGAATCATGGCTTGTTACTTTGATTGCCAAACATTACCATCATAAAAAACATTCAGGTATCGGCATGAGACCTCTTCGACAATGGGAAATAGGAATCTTCGGCAATGCCGAAGTACAAGGCATCGGGCTCCCATCCAAAACGGCCGACAGACACACTGTGCTTTTGGATTTTCTCCCGTCTTTCAGACGCACCGTGCAGACCTTCGGCGTAACCATTGACGACATGACTTATTATTCAGAAGCCTTGCGTCCATGGATAAACATGGAAGACCAGGAAACAGGCAAGAAACGGTTTCTCAGATTCAGGCGGGATCCGCGAGATATCAGCAGCGTCTTCTTCTTCGACCCGGATCTCAAACAGTATTATAAAATCCCCTTCGCCGACCAGTCTCTGCCTGCCATGAGCATATGGGAATACCGGCAGGCAAGACAGAAATTGAAACTGGAAGGCATGGACAGTGCAAACGACCATCAGATACTGGAGGCTATTACAGAGCTTCGCAGCCGTGTGGATGAGTCCATGGAAAGGAGCAAGAAAGCCCGGAGACAGGCGCAACGGCGCAAGGAACACGAAAAGAAGATATCGCCTGCTGCGCCTCTTGCAGGTCAACCGCAAATGCCGACCGCACCTTCATCCATCCCCATGTCCGACATGGTGGACGAGGATCTTGAACCTATCGGAGTTATCTCATGAATACATACGAACATATATATCCGGATTTCCGGCACATAATGGGTCTGCCCGATCAGGAACGTATCAGGTTCATGGATCAGCCGCGCTGGATTACATACACGGTCGCACAACAAGTCATGGATACCCTGCAGGAACTCCTGCGTAAACCTGAACGCCCGCGTATGCCCAACCTTTTGATCGTCGGCGATCCAAACAACGGAAAAACCACCATTGTCCGTCGCTTCCGCGACCT
The genomic region above belongs to Deltaproteobacteria bacterium HGW-Deltaproteobacteria-6 and contains:
- a CDS encoding heteromeric transposase endonuclease subunit TnsA, producing MRNSCNSVKIIKQTRKIGPTRRSVSGIYVFRGETSIPFESTLERDFIIRKEFSLSVLDIIPQPVNIPYKIKNGRNSAYTPDFLVYYRLEDSDYENYPKPLLIEVKPEKEWRKHWREWLPKWKAAFSYAQEQGWAFHIHDESRIRDQAFENIKFLERYKRMQFPIEESRWVIENVKEMGMAPFHYIISRHFMGIYKAEGIAHIWHLLATRQLTCDISRPLNDFTELWSPDYE
- a CDS encoding transposase; translation: MNEDDNDELSIEALEPVRRVMDLQVGSLVDSNNTIYRISQILDFNSVIGIEVETGRSAPLRIGDLRPVIDADDTHDMANMDLDEITDKDWEIAESKFAIIKPLLNLTMFGKSEIEQRAKEAKVDPSSIYRWVRQYKAYGCVSALISRKRGWTYGKSRLPVHAEKVIDEVIESFYLTPQRPTAQKAVMEVLRRCHQRGIEAPGAIAIRLRLRRIPEKIRLRNRGYKEKARNKYSPAAGRFPNADFPLAAVQIDHTPVDIILVDDLYRKPIGRPWITLAMDVYSRVVTGYYLSFDPPSETSVAMCVAHSILTKEEWMILHKVDAEWPVWGVPGTIHADNAGEFRSNNFRRSCQAYSIHLEFRPVRRPRYGAHIERLLGTLLHEIHDLPGTTFSSIKEREGYDAEKNAAMTKSEFESWLVTLIAKHYHHKKHSGIGMRPLRQWEIGIFGNAEVQGIGLPSKTADRHTVLLDFLPSFRRTVQTFGVTIDDMTYYSEALRPWINMEDQETGKKRFLRFRRDPRDISSVFFFDPDLKQYYKIPFADQSLPAMSIWEYRQARQKLKLEGMDSANDHQILEAITELRSRVDESMERSKKARRQAQRRKEHEKKISPAAPLAGQPQMPTAPSSIPMSDMVDEDLEPIGVIS